Proteins co-encoded in one Arachis hypogaea cultivar Tifrunner chromosome 13, arahy.Tifrunner.gnm2.J5K5, whole genome shotgun sequence genomic window:
- the LOC112737102 gene encoding ENHANCER OF AG-4 protein 2 isoform X1, with product MAPGRRRGANKAKANGHLRLGDLVLAKVKGFPAWPAKISRPEDWQKPPDPKKYFVQFFGTKEIAFVAPADIQTFTSESKNKLSARGQGKTKYFTQAVKEICAAFDEIQRQKPSGLTDDTDNSNVGSEAPSVDGGVGNIADTNDAAVSNSEKDSNACSTFEKSAQLIGEHERQDEKLSVPDLESSSPVVKNKLSVSPVIKNANKSIAAKNAGVFRQEEGVHNLLTNGNKPRKLGTDSKRNDAADDRNQNGGSFAGSFSMKGDSTEGANLSRSGETLKSGKKRKNSFSVKPDSLDILHSDSKDHTGTKNKTLLKVKRSLDSEEADCKDSGKQKKIQIHAKNTKKLKRMDAKDDRSTSPGSTVEEKVSKKPELKRSISNLKTEKSMPSRSHIGVGSDDSGSEALPGTKVHSHVRQVVSDSGSIASDEKIEKSSLRLKADANNVMVKPGPRKRRAVRLCDDDDEDEPKTPIHGGAVKSIKSPSFVPEVLKSNKAQPEKSDHAQPLHKNFSEVEHIPSKEASSQLNNDISSSKQPGKEKADEIIPVHNSPEKFDPKQIPSKVAKLRTGSPVKSPQSVPAAKSTAEQHKSSKPSLKVSSNATEKKAAHGFSKSSNNISTSQNQAASHKKKLGSSIEISKTTPKRLQQDAEVPAATGGLKEADAFHRLDVSMEEKSSLYIGSGTPEAAKSMKHLIAVAQAKRRQAHSQSFPLSIHNIQEGTPSPSTVQPFLPASGHVTQADVQAVYENPTLASPSTNDHLSASQNQPDTEEIEDVRVGSAQRGPGGSLSGGTEAAVARDAFEGMIETLSRTKDSIGRATRLAIDCAKYGIANEVVELLIRKLESETSFHRKVDLFFLVDSITQCSHNQKGIAGASYIPIVQAALPRLLGAAAPPGANARENRRQCLKVLRLWLERKILPESVLRRHMDEIGVSNDDITVSLSLRRPSRAERSVDDPIREMEGMLVDEYGSNATFQLPGFLSCQPFDDDEEDDDLPVNSSKDTYDASPAHLTPTLGESETSTVTPNDKRHCILEDVDGELEMEDVSGHLKDERTEFHNSSDEVDLQPQGSDRNLDLTSNMSAEIPISVEGSPPLPPGSPPPPPPLPSSPPPPPPPSSPSPPPPPPPPMLQPPPPPLPPSCPTVPLVPQSSGVARPSHLSQSIRPPQPSHQSSPQLGYHQNVPHNYSATTSGNQFVQMAGNAFPGGHGNAVAKNEIFPQAAAFAPTAACSTQEPPSGFNPSRQLEYGQNDMYANVQVPQANHQFQQSNLPFAQRPGHPAPPQSSSSQYSFPNPTVQQHPPHSFHPPFPLPSIPDGRRQFVADDQWRMSSSEFKTNNQHGVWRGQNPSCSGPPFGQEGHFRPPVERPPVSNIGFQHAMPNNIPAAPPTSGHGIPQMLPCRPDMPALNCWRPT from the exons ATGGCTCCCGGGCGTCGACGCGGAGCGAACAAGGCGAAGGCGAACGGACACTTGAGGTTAGGCGATCTCGTCCTCGCTAAGGTCAAGGGCTTCCCTGCTTGGCCTGCCAAG ATAAGCAGGCCTGAAGATTGGCAGAAGCCCCCTGATCCAAAGAAATATTTTGTTCAATTTTTCGGTACTAAAGAAAT AGCTTTTGTTGCCCCTGCAGATATTCAGACTTTTACCAGTGAGTCTAAAAATAAGTTGTCTGCACGGGGTCAAGGCAAGACTAAGTACTTTACTCAAGCTGTGAAGGAAATCTGCGCAGCATTTGATGAAATACAGAGACAGAAGCCTAGTGGTTTGACAGATGATACTGATAACTCTAATGTTGGGTCAGAGGCTCCTTCCGTTGATGGAGGAGTGGGTAACATAGCAGACACTAATGATGCTGCGGTATCAAACAGTGAGAAAGATAGCAATGCTTGCTCTACTTTTGAGAAGTCTGCTCAATTAATTGGAGAACATGAAAGGCAAGATGAGAAGCTGTCTGTACCTGACCTTGAAAGTTCTTCACCTGTGGTAAAAAATAAGTTATCTGTTAGTCCAGTTATAAAGAATGCTAACAAATCTATTGCTGCAAAGAATGCTGGTGTTTTTAGACAAGAAGAAGGTGTGCATAATCTTTTGACAAATGGAAACAAGCCTAGAAAGCTTGGTACCGACTCAAAAAGAAATGATGCTGCAGATGATCGAAATCAAAATGGTGGATCTTTTGCTGGGTCATTTTCAATGAAAGGAGACTCTACTGAGGGTGCTAATCTTTCCAGATCTGGAGAGACATTGAAAAGtgggaaaaaaaggaaaaattcatTTTCTGTTAAACCAGATTCTCTTGATATTCTTCATTCAGACTCAAAGGATCATACTGGAACAAAAAATAAGACCTTATTAAAAGTTAAAAGAAGCCTGGATTCTGAGGAGGCTGATTGCAAAGATTCTGGGAAGCAAAAGAAGATCCAAATACATGCAAAGAATACCAAGAAGCTTAAGCGCATGGATGCCAAAGATGATAGAAGCACTTCTCCTGGTTCTACTGTTGAAGAAAAAGTTTCTAAAAAGCCAGAGTTGAAAAGGTCCATATCAAATTTGAAAACGGAAAAAAGCATGCCATCAAGGAGTCACATTGGTGTAGGTTCTGATGATTCTGGCTCTGAGGCACTACCAGGGACCAAAGTTCACAGCCATGTACGACAAGTTGTCTCTGATTCTGGTAGCATTGCTTCTGATGagaagatagagaagagttctcttaGACTGAAGGCTGATGCAAATAATGTCATGGTAAAACCAGGACCGCGGAAACGCAGAGCTGTTCGCCTCTGTGACGATGACGATGAGGATGAACCTAAAACTCCTATTCATGGAGGAGCTGTAAAAAGTATTAAGTCACCATCTTTTGTTCCGGAGGTCTTGAAGAGTAACAAGGCACAACCAGAGAAATCTGATCATGCTCAGCCACTTCACAAAAATTTTAGTGAAGTTGAGCATATCCCTTCGAAAGAAGCATCTTCTCAGTTAAATAATGATATCTCATCTTCTAAGCAGCCTGGGAAAGAGAAAGCTGATGAAATTATTCCTGTACATAATAGTCCTGAAAAATTCGATCCAAAGCAAATTCCTTCAAAGGTGGCAAAATTGCGCACTGGGTCTCCAGTAAAATCACCTCAGTCTGTTCCTGCAGCAAAGTCAACTGCTGAGCAACATAAATCTTCCAAACCTTCACTTAAAGTTTCCAGTAATGCTACTGAAAAGAAGGCTGCTCATGGGTTTTCAAAGTCTTCTAATAACATAAGTACTTCTCAGAATCAGGCTGCATCTCATAAAAAGAAGCTTGGATCTTCAATAGAAATTTCTAAAACTACTCCAAAAAGATTGCAGCAGGATGCTGAAGTTCCTGCGGCAACAGGTGGTTTAAAGGAGGCTGATGCTTTTCATCG TTTGGATGTAAGCATGGAAGAAAAAAGCAGTTTATATATTGGTTCTGGGACTCCAGAAGCTGCTAAAAGTATGAAGCATCTGATTGCGGTTGCTCAGGCGAAAAGAAGACAAGCTCATTCTCAAAGTTTTCCTCTTAGCATTCACAATATTCAAGAAGGGACTCCTAGCCCATCCACAGTTCAGCCATTTCTGCCTGCCTCAGGCCATGTTACACAGGCAGATGTGCAGGCAGTTTATGAGAATCCAACATTGGCATCTCCATCAACCAATGATCATCTCTCGGCTTCTCAAAATCAACCTGATACTGAGGAAATCGAGGACGTAAGAGTTGGTTCAGCACAAAGGGGTCCAGGGGGTTCGCTTAGTGGAGGCACTGAGGCTGCTGTTGCTCGTGATGCTTTTGAAGGAATGATTGAAACATTGTCAAGAACAAAGGACAGTATTGGGCGTGCAACTCGCCTTGCCATTGACTGTGCTAAGTATGGCATTGCCAATGAG GTTGTTGAACTTCTCATCCGAAAGCTGGAAAGTGAAACTAGTTTTCATCGCAAGGTGGATTTGTTCTTTCTTGTGGACTCCATCACCCAGTGCTCGCATAATCAGAAAG GCATTGCTGGAGCCTCCTACATCCCTATAGTTCAAGCAGCATTGCCACGCCTTCTTGGTGCTGCTGCTCCCCCTGGGGCTAATGCGCGTGAGAATCGTCGTCAGTGTCTGAAG GTTCTAAGGCTGTGGCTTGAGAGGAAAATTTTGCCTGAATCAGTTCTTCGCCGTCACATGGATGAAATTGGAGTTTCAAATGATGATATAACAGTTAGCCTTTCCCTCAGGCGTCCATCTAGAGCTGAGCGGTCAGTGGATGACCCAATCAGAGAAATGGAAGGCATGCTTGTTGATGAATATGGCAG TAATGCTACATTTCAGCTGCCTGGCTTTTTATCTTGCCAACCATTTGATGACGACGAGGAAGATGATGATTTACCGGTTAATTCAAGTAAGGATACATATGATGCATCTCCAGCACATCTAACGCCCACCCTTGGGGAATCGGAAACTTCTACTGTTACCCCAAATGACAAGCGCCATTGTATCTTGGAGGATGTGGATGGCGAACTAGAAATGGAAGATGTTTCAGGCCACCTGAAGGACGAAAGGACTGAATTTCATAATAGTTCTGATGAAGTAGATTTGCAACCCCAAGGATCAGATAGGAACTTGGATCTTACTTCAAACATGTCAGCAGAGATACCCATTTCTGTGGAGGGTTCTCCGCCATTACCACCTGGTTCACCTCCTCCACCCCCACCTTTGCCTTCTTcacctccaccaccacctcctccatCATCTCCATCTCCACCCCCACCTCCGCCACCTCCAATGTTGCAACCCCCACCTCCTCCTTTACCACCCTCGTGCCCAACGGTGCCATTGGTTCCACAATCATCTGGAGTTGCTCGCCCTTCGCACCTCTCCCAGTCAATAAGGCCACCTCAGCCATCACATCAGTCGTCTCCGCAGTTAGGTTATCATCAGAATGTGCCTCATAACTATAGTGCCACAACAAGT GGTAATCAGTTTGTTCAAATGGCTGGGAATGCTTTTCCTGGAGGTCACGGTAATGCAGTTGCAAAGAATGAAATATTCCCACAAGCAGCTGCTTTTGCACCAACAGCAGCCTGCAGCACCCAGGAACCACCTTCTGGTTTTAACCCTTCAAGGCAATTAGAATATGGACAAAATGATATGTATGCAAATGTGCAAGTTCCCCAAGCCAACCATCAATTTCAACAGAGTAATCTACCGTTTGCTCAAAGACCAGGGCATCCTGCCCCACCCCAAAGTTCTTCAAGTCAGTACTCTTTTCCAAACCCTACAGTTCAGCAGCATCCTCCACATTCATTCCATCCACCTTTCCCTTTGCCATCCATTCCAGATGGCCGGAGGCAATTTGTTGCTGATGACCAATGGAGAATGTCGTCAAGTGAATTTAAAACAAACAATCAACACGGTGTTTGGAGAGGGCAAAATCCTTCATGCTCTGGTCCACCCTTTGGGCAAGAAG GTCATTTCCGGCCACCAGTTGAAAGACCACCAGTAAGCAACATAGGCTTCCAGCATGCAATGCCAAATAACATACCTGCTGCTCCACCAACATCAG GACATGGTATTCCCCAGATGTTGCCTTGTAGGCCTGACATGCCTGCTCTGAATTGTTGGAGACCGACTTGA
- the LOC112737102 gene encoding ENHANCER OF AG-4 protein 2 isoform X2 — MKGDSTEGANLSRSGETLKSGKKRKNSFSVKPDSLDILHSDSKDHTGTKNKTLLKVKRSLDSEEADCKDSGKQKKIQIHAKNTKKLKRMDAKDDRSTSPGSTVEEKVSKKPELKRSISNLKTEKSMPSRSHIGVGSDDSGSEALPGTKVHSHVRQVVSDSGSIASDEKIEKSSLRLKADANNVMVKPGPRKRRAVRLCDDDDEDEPKTPIHGGAVKSIKSPSFVPEVLKSNKAQPEKSDHAQPLHKNFSEVEHIPSKEASSQLNNDISSSKQPGKEKADEIIPVHNSPEKFDPKQIPSKVAKLRTGSPVKSPQSVPAAKSTAEQHKSSKPSLKVSSNATEKKAAHGFSKSSNNISTSQNQAASHKKKLGSSIEISKTTPKRLQQDAEVPAATGGLKEADAFHRLDVSMEEKSSLYIGSGTPEAAKSMKHLIAVAQAKRRQAHSQSFPLSIHNIQEGTPSPSTVQPFLPASGHVTQADVQAVYENPTLASPSTNDHLSASQNQPDTEEIEDVRVGSAQRGPGGSLSGGTEAAVARDAFEGMIETLSRTKDSIGRATRLAIDCAKYGIANEVVELLIRKLESETSFHRKVDLFFLVDSITQCSHNQKGIAGASYIPIVQAALPRLLGAAAPPGANARENRRQCLKVLRLWLERKILPESVLRRHMDEIGVSNDDITVSLSLRRPSRAERSVDDPIREMEGMLVDEYGSNATFQLPGFLSCQPFDDDEEDDDLPVNSSKDTYDASPAHLTPTLGESETSTVTPNDKRHCILEDVDGELEMEDVSGHLKDERTEFHNSSDEVDLQPQGSDRNLDLTSNMSAEIPISVEGSPPLPPGSPPPPPPLPSSPPPPPPPSSPSPPPPPPPPMLQPPPPPLPPSCPTVPLVPQSSGVARPSHLSQSIRPPQPSHQSSPQLGYHQNVPHNYSATTSGNQFVQMAGNAFPGGHGNAVAKNEIFPQAAAFAPTAACSTQEPPSGFNPSRQLEYGQNDMYANVQVPQANHQFQQSNLPFAQRPGHPAPPQSSSSQYSFPNPTVQQHPPHSFHPPFPLPSIPDGRRQFVADDQWRMSSSEFKTNNQHGVWRGQNPSCSGPPFGQEGHFRPPVERPPVSNIGFQHAMPNNIPAAPPTSGHGIPQMLPCRPDMPALNCWRPT, encoded by the exons ATGAAAGGAGACTCTACTGAGGGTGCTAATCTTTCCAGATCTGGAGAGACATTGAAAAGtgggaaaaaaaggaaaaattcatTTTCTGTTAAACCAGATTCTCTTGATATTCTTCATTCAGACTCAAAGGATCATACTGGAACAAAAAATAAGACCTTATTAAAAGTTAAAAGAAGCCTGGATTCTGAGGAGGCTGATTGCAAAGATTCTGGGAAGCAAAAGAAGATCCAAATACATGCAAAGAATACCAAGAAGCTTAAGCGCATGGATGCCAAAGATGATAGAAGCACTTCTCCTGGTTCTACTGTTGAAGAAAAAGTTTCTAAAAAGCCAGAGTTGAAAAGGTCCATATCAAATTTGAAAACGGAAAAAAGCATGCCATCAAGGAGTCACATTGGTGTAGGTTCTGATGATTCTGGCTCTGAGGCACTACCAGGGACCAAAGTTCACAGCCATGTACGACAAGTTGTCTCTGATTCTGGTAGCATTGCTTCTGATGagaagatagagaagagttctcttaGACTGAAGGCTGATGCAAATAATGTCATGGTAAAACCAGGACCGCGGAAACGCAGAGCTGTTCGCCTCTGTGACGATGACGATGAGGATGAACCTAAAACTCCTATTCATGGAGGAGCTGTAAAAAGTATTAAGTCACCATCTTTTGTTCCGGAGGTCTTGAAGAGTAACAAGGCACAACCAGAGAAATCTGATCATGCTCAGCCACTTCACAAAAATTTTAGTGAAGTTGAGCATATCCCTTCGAAAGAAGCATCTTCTCAGTTAAATAATGATATCTCATCTTCTAAGCAGCCTGGGAAAGAGAAAGCTGATGAAATTATTCCTGTACATAATAGTCCTGAAAAATTCGATCCAAAGCAAATTCCTTCAAAGGTGGCAAAATTGCGCACTGGGTCTCCAGTAAAATCACCTCAGTCTGTTCCTGCAGCAAAGTCAACTGCTGAGCAACATAAATCTTCCAAACCTTCACTTAAAGTTTCCAGTAATGCTACTGAAAAGAAGGCTGCTCATGGGTTTTCAAAGTCTTCTAATAACATAAGTACTTCTCAGAATCAGGCTGCATCTCATAAAAAGAAGCTTGGATCTTCAATAGAAATTTCTAAAACTACTCCAAAAAGATTGCAGCAGGATGCTGAAGTTCCTGCGGCAACAGGTGGTTTAAAGGAGGCTGATGCTTTTCATCG TTTGGATGTAAGCATGGAAGAAAAAAGCAGTTTATATATTGGTTCTGGGACTCCAGAAGCTGCTAAAAGTATGAAGCATCTGATTGCGGTTGCTCAGGCGAAAAGAAGACAAGCTCATTCTCAAAGTTTTCCTCTTAGCATTCACAATATTCAAGAAGGGACTCCTAGCCCATCCACAGTTCAGCCATTTCTGCCTGCCTCAGGCCATGTTACACAGGCAGATGTGCAGGCAGTTTATGAGAATCCAACATTGGCATCTCCATCAACCAATGATCATCTCTCGGCTTCTCAAAATCAACCTGATACTGAGGAAATCGAGGACGTAAGAGTTGGTTCAGCACAAAGGGGTCCAGGGGGTTCGCTTAGTGGAGGCACTGAGGCTGCTGTTGCTCGTGATGCTTTTGAAGGAATGATTGAAACATTGTCAAGAACAAAGGACAGTATTGGGCGTGCAACTCGCCTTGCCATTGACTGTGCTAAGTATGGCATTGCCAATGAG GTTGTTGAACTTCTCATCCGAAAGCTGGAAAGTGAAACTAGTTTTCATCGCAAGGTGGATTTGTTCTTTCTTGTGGACTCCATCACCCAGTGCTCGCATAATCAGAAAG GCATTGCTGGAGCCTCCTACATCCCTATAGTTCAAGCAGCATTGCCACGCCTTCTTGGTGCTGCTGCTCCCCCTGGGGCTAATGCGCGTGAGAATCGTCGTCAGTGTCTGAAG GTTCTAAGGCTGTGGCTTGAGAGGAAAATTTTGCCTGAATCAGTTCTTCGCCGTCACATGGATGAAATTGGAGTTTCAAATGATGATATAACAGTTAGCCTTTCCCTCAGGCGTCCATCTAGAGCTGAGCGGTCAGTGGATGACCCAATCAGAGAAATGGAAGGCATGCTTGTTGATGAATATGGCAG TAATGCTACATTTCAGCTGCCTGGCTTTTTATCTTGCCAACCATTTGATGACGACGAGGAAGATGATGATTTACCGGTTAATTCAAGTAAGGATACATATGATGCATCTCCAGCACATCTAACGCCCACCCTTGGGGAATCGGAAACTTCTACTGTTACCCCAAATGACAAGCGCCATTGTATCTTGGAGGATGTGGATGGCGAACTAGAAATGGAAGATGTTTCAGGCCACCTGAAGGACGAAAGGACTGAATTTCATAATAGTTCTGATGAAGTAGATTTGCAACCCCAAGGATCAGATAGGAACTTGGATCTTACTTCAAACATGTCAGCAGAGATACCCATTTCTGTGGAGGGTTCTCCGCCATTACCACCTGGTTCACCTCCTCCACCCCCACCTTTGCCTTCTTcacctccaccaccacctcctccatCATCTCCATCTCCACCCCCACCTCCGCCACCTCCAATGTTGCAACCCCCACCTCCTCCTTTACCACCCTCGTGCCCAACGGTGCCATTGGTTCCACAATCATCTGGAGTTGCTCGCCCTTCGCACCTCTCCCAGTCAATAAGGCCACCTCAGCCATCACATCAGTCGTCTCCGCAGTTAGGTTATCATCAGAATGTGCCTCATAACTATAGTGCCACAACAAGT GGTAATCAGTTTGTTCAAATGGCTGGGAATGCTTTTCCTGGAGGTCACGGTAATGCAGTTGCAAAGAATGAAATATTCCCACAAGCAGCTGCTTTTGCACCAACAGCAGCCTGCAGCACCCAGGAACCACCTTCTGGTTTTAACCCTTCAAGGCAATTAGAATATGGACAAAATGATATGTATGCAAATGTGCAAGTTCCCCAAGCCAACCATCAATTTCAACAGAGTAATCTACCGTTTGCTCAAAGACCAGGGCATCCTGCCCCACCCCAAAGTTCTTCAAGTCAGTACTCTTTTCCAAACCCTACAGTTCAGCAGCATCCTCCACATTCATTCCATCCACCTTTCCCTTTGCCATCCATTCCAGATGGCCGGAGGCAATTTGTTGCTGATGACCAATGGAGAATGTCGTCAAGTGAATTTAAAACAAACAATCAACACGGTGTTTGGAGAGGGCAAAATCCTTCATGCTCTGGTCCACCCTTTGGGCAAGAAG GTCATTTCCGGCCACCAGTTGAAAGACCACCAGTAAGCAACATAGGCTTCCAGCATGCAATGCCAAATAACATACCTGCTGCTCCACCAACATCAG GACATGGTATTCCCCAGATGTTGCCTTGTAGGCCTGACATGCCTGCTCTGAATTGTTGGAGACCGACTTGA
- the LOC112737103 gene encoding ATP-dependent Clp protease proteolytic subunit 2, mitochondrial — translation MRGLLSSTKLIASKLFHHHHGGVAAATSPPQLMRNMSLIPMVIEHSSRGERAYDIFSRLLKERIVCINGPISDDTAHVVVAQLLFLESENPSKPIHMYLNSPGGAVTAGLAIYDTMQYIRSPIHTICLGQAASMGSLLLAAGAKGQRRSLPNATVMIHQPSGGYSGQAKDIAIHTKQIVRMWDSLNAIYAKHTGQPVDIIQKNMDRDYFMTAEEAKEFGIIDEVIDQRPLTLVSDAVTSEDKDKDSS, via the exons ATGAGAGGCCTCCTTTCAAGTACGAAGCTCATTGCTTCGAAGCTCTTCCATCATCACCATGGAGGAGTAGCAGCAGCAACATCACCACCTCAATTGATGCGGAACATGAGCCTCATTCCAATGGTGATCGAGCACTCCTCCCGAGGAGAGAGAGCCTACGATATCTTCTCCCGACTCCTCAAGGAGCGCATCGTCTGCATCAACGGACCCATCTCCGACGACACCGCACACGTCGTCGTTGCCCAGCTCCTCTTCCTCGAGTCCGAGAACCCTTCCAAGCCCATCCACATGTACCTCAATTCCCCCGGTGGCGCCGTCACTGCAG GTCTTGCTATTTATGATACTATGCAATACATCCGGTCTCCGATTCATACAATTTGTTTGGGTCAAGCTGCATCTATGGGTTCTTTGCTATTGGCTGCGGGTGCTAAGGGTCAGAGGCGCTCTCTTCCAAATGCAACAGTCATGATTCATCAGCCTTCTGGTGGATACAGTGGTCAGGCAAAAGATATTGCTATTCATACCAAGCAGATTGTTCGGATGTGGGATTCCTTGAATGCAATTTATGCAAAGCATACAGGCCAACCAGTTGATATTATTCAGAAGAATATGGATAGGGATTATTTCATGACTGCAGAGGAGGCAAAGGAGTTTGGAATTATTGATGAGGTTATTGATCAAAGACCATTGACTTTGGTTTCAGATGCTGTTACTAGTGAAGACAAAGATAAAGACTCTAGTTAG